A DNA window from Rhizobium sp. NXC14 contains the following coding sequences:
- a CDS encoding histidine phosphatase family protein, which yields MTATFFLVRHAAHDNVGNFLAGRTAGISLGESGRSQVQRLGERLRREDINEIYTSPRERTRETAVGIASACGLSLPQTDDALDEVNFGNWSGKTFEVLNDDPLWRRWNTTRSLVRTPGGETMLDVQTRIFGLIETLARRGNDRRLALVSHADVIKAAVSHVLGLPIDAWSRFDIAPASVTTVVVGDWGAKVMTLNEVTL from the coding sequence ATGACGGCAACCTTCTTCCTGGTACGTCACGCAGCGCACGACAATGTCGGGAATTTCCTGGCGGGCCGTACAGCCGGTATTTCGCTTGGCGAATCCGGACGCTCGCAAGTTCAGCGTCTCGGGGAGAGGCTGCGCCGAGAGGACATCAATGAGATCTACACCAGCCCGCGCGAACGAACACGGGAGACTGCAGTAGGTATCGCATCAGCCTGTGGCCTGTCTCTGCCGCAAACGGACGATGCTTTGGACGAAGTGAATTTCGGCAACTGGTCCGGAAAAACCTTCGAAGTTCTCAATGATGATCCCCTTTGGCGCCGATGGAATACCACACGCAGCCTCGTCCGCACGCCAGGAGGCGAGACGATGCTGGACGTCCAAACTCGGATTTTCGGGCTCATAGAGACATTGGCCCGTCGCGGCAACGATAGGCGCTTAGCGCTAGTGTCTCATGCCGATGTCATCAAGGCGGCTGTCAGCCATGTTCTGGGACTGCCAATCGACGCTTGGTCCAGATTTGATATTGCACCGGCCTCCGTCACCACCGTTGTGGTCGGCGACTGGGGTGCAAAAGTGATGACGCTCAACGAAGTGACCTTATAA
- a CDS encoding TetR/AcrR family transcriptional regulator C-terminal domain-containing protein translates to MGAVTVSVDIAEPSEFSSRQNAVLEQALRLLVDGGEKALTTSGVARAANCSKESLYKWFGDRDGLLSAMIAYQASKVRTFERNGERLTATSLHDHVVIFARDLLEVLAGDVSLALNRLAIGQSHRDGSKLGKLLLERGRRQIDRRAMALIDAGKRAGLLRFADADEAYHTLYGLVVSDLHVRMLLGEPGLKDTARQAERAVTAFLRLYGTEKVLAEMPALG, encoded by the coding sequence ATGGGAGCCGTGACCGTGTCCGTCGATATTGCTGAGCCGAGCGAATTTTCGTCGCGCCAGAACGCCGTTCTGGAGCAGGCGCTGCGGCTGCTCGTTGATGGCGGCGAGAAGGCGCTGACGACCTCGGGTGTTGCGCGCGCCGCCAATTGCTCGAAGGAAAGCCTCTACAAGTGGTTCGGCGATCGCGACGGCTTATTGTCGGCGATGATCGCCTATCAGGCGAGCAAGGTGCGCACCTTCGAGCGCAACGGCGAACGGCTTACGGCGACGAGCCTGCACGACCATGTCGTCATCTTCGCCCGCGACCTGCTGGAAGTGCTCGCCGGCGACGTCTCGCTGGCGCTGAACCGGCTGGCGATCGGCCAATCCCACCGCGACGGCTCGAAGCTCGGCAAGCTCCTGCTCGAACGCGGCCGCCGCCAGATTGACCGGCGCGCCATGGCGCTGATCGATGCCGGCAAGAGGGCAGGGCTCCTGCGCTTTGCCGATGCCGACGAAGCCTATCACACGCTTTACGGCCTTGTCGTTTCCGACCTGCATGTGCGCATGCTGCTCGGCGAACCGGGCCTCAAGGATACCGCACGCCAGGCGGAGAGGGCGGTGACCGCCTTCCTCCGGCTTTACGGCACGGAGAAGGTTCTGGCGGAGATGCCGGCTCTCGGCTGA
- a CDS encoding beta-xylosidase gives MIEATMIWNEPNNKSHWDPEIDPEWSLFAQMAILAADAIAAKNPELTKVLGGISPIDPFFISRMKNYGVLDHLDAVALHGFPLDWNLWQIHEWPEKINEIRAVTDLPIWVSEVGVSTFGAEEVQLWGLQRTAELLKGKVERCQWYSLYDLPRSWEATTRHREAEGSSYYRHYYMGILREDGTPKPALEEFAKHTPDLGLVQWFHFEDPRLDEAAAWMRRLGVKSVRTGLSWADRFRPNALDWFDRQMQALEDFDVTVTFCFTPEHRGIAPHHTSAPLVPEEFAGFCEEMVERYAPRRDSGYVSRVAKSAARLLGLESRASLGAG, from the coding sequence ATGATCGAAGCCACGATGATCTGGAACGAGCCGAACAACAAATCGCACTGGGATCCGGAGATCGATCCTGAATGGAGCCTGTTTGCGCAAATGGCAATCCTGGCGGCCGATGCCATCGCAGCCAAGAATCCGGAACTGACGAAGGTGCTCGGCGGAATATCTCCAATCGACCCCTTCTTCATCAGCCGCATGAAGAATTACGGCGTGCTCGATCACCTCGATGCCGTCGCGCTGCATGGTTTCCCCCTCGACTGGAATCTCTGGCAAATTCATGAGTGGCCGGAGAAAATCAACGAAATACGCGCTGTCACCGATCTGCCGATCTGGGTCAGCGAAGTGGGCGTCTCGACCTTCGGTGCGGAGGAAGTGCAATTGTGGGGCCTTCAACGAACTGCCGAGTTGCTCAAGGGCAAAGTCGAGCGCTGCCAATGGTACAGCCTCTACGACCTGCCTCGATCATGGGAGGCAACAACGCGTCATCGCGAAGCCGAAGGCTCCTCCTACTATCGGCACTACTATATGGGCATTCTGCGCGAAGACGGAACGCCCAAACCGGCGCTTGAGGAGTTTGCCAAACACACGCCTGATTTAGGGCTGGTGCAATGGTTCCACTTCGAAGACCCGCGGCTGGATGAGGCTGCTGCCTGGATGAGGCGGTTAGGCGTGAAATCTGTGCGCACCGGACTTTCCTGGGCGGACCGATTCCGGCCCAACGCCCTCGATTGGTTCGACCGGCAGATGCAGGCCCTCGAAGATTTCGACGTAACGGTGACGTTCTGCTTCACGCCGGAGCATAGAGGTATCGCGCCGCACCATACCAGTGCGCCCCTGGTGCCCGAAGAATTCGCCGGCTTCTGCGAAGAAATGGTCGAACGTTACGCACCACGCAGGGATAGCGGATATGTGTCGCGCGTTGCCAAGTCAGCAGCCCGATTGCTGGGGCTTGAATCACGTGCGTCCCTCGGAGCCGGCTAA
- a CDS encoding polysaccharide pyruvyl transferase family protein — protein MSKAGILTFHRCINYGSYWQARCLAEGLASMGVEAVLLEHMSDRVNRAEWQCALKPLLPAATPKEDYPLYKAKIRKFFQSFASLPLSSPFPLENPAAMDDYSLIVVGSDEVWNLRHPWYGGYPVFYGEGLRCGRVVSYAATFGSLTSSERLEGWAEKLRKFSHISVRDLHSERIIRETLGIEPELVLDPCLQFPQTMKASRDDGEAAAYIAVYGHSFPTWFQDTVRRWAGDRDYPLVSIGYRNDWADEQWIDAGPEDFASFISEAKAVVTNFFHGCVFSLVNDKPFACVLSDYRSNKIRDLTRLVRAEDHVLTEDTTSTHLDGILGNPLPMGISERISSLRDTSNAYLSHALQ, from the coding sequence ATGTCTAAGGCCGGAATTCTTACCTTTCATCGCTGCATAAATTATGGCTCCTATTGGCAGGCACGCTGTCTGGCCGAAGGCCTCGCGTCCATGGGAGTAGAAGCCGTTCTTCTCGAACACATGTCTGATCGCGTGAACCGCGCGGAATGGCAATGCGCGCTGAAACCGCTGCTTCCTGCCGCAACGCCGAAGGAAGACTACCCGCTCTACAAAGCAAAGATCCGGAAATTCTTTCAATCGTTTGCCAGCTTGCCTCTTTCATCGCCGTTTCCCTTGGAGAACCCAGCCGCGATGGACGACTATTCGCTCATCGTCGTCGGCAGCGACGAGGTGTGGAACCTTCGCCATCCCTGGTATGGCGGGTATCCGGTGTTTTATGGAGAAGGCCTGCGATGCGGGCGTGTTGTCTCCTATGCCGCGACGTTTGGAAGTCTGACATCGTCGGAGCGACTGGAGGGGTGGGCGGAAAAGCTGCGAAAGTTCTCTCATATTTCTGTCCGGGACCTCCATTCGGAGCGGATCATCCGCGAGACATTGGGAATAGAGCCCGAACTCGTTCTCGACCCCTGCCTGCAATTTCCGCAGACGATGAAGGCGAGCCGGGATGACGGGGAGGCGGCAGCCTATATAGCCGTCTACGGCCACAGTTTTCCCACATGGTTTCAGGATACCGTGCGCCGGTGGGCAGGAGACCGGGACTATCCGCTCGTCAGCATCGGCTATCGGAACGATTGGGCCGATGAGCAATGGATTGACGCCGGCCCGGAGGACTTCGCCAGCTTTATTTCCGAAGCAAAGGCTGTCGTGACGAACTTCTTTCATGGATGCGTGTTCTCGCTGGTCAACGATAAGCCGTTTGCATGCGTCCTCTCAGATTACCGTTCCAACAAGATTCGCGATCTAACGCGGCTCGTCCGAGCTGAAGATCATGTTCTGACCGAAGATACGACTTCCACGCATCTGGATGGCATCCTCGGTAATCCCCTTCCTATGGGCATTTCCGAGCGGATATCTTCGCTGCGCGACACATCCAACGCCTATCTCAGCCATGCCTTGCAATAG
- a CDS encoding Coenzyme F420 hydrogenase/dehydrogenase, beta subunit C-terminal domain produces MELDRYGQMKPAGPKTWLQARDEDFARICPFSPVARDEDELAAECFAGAKNRDPLLGRYEAAFVGYVEEGEYRSNGSSGGMVTWVAAELLRLGLVDGVAHVKESDDPQSERRLFHYSLSRDLQELQAGAKSRYYPVELSGVLQSIREAPGRYAVVGIPCFIKAVRLACADDPVLKERIAFTLGLFCGHMKSARMAESFAWQMGQDIGKVKRLDYRKKTQDRPANWYRAQLTLENGETCAQDWWHLVDGDWGAGFFQNSACNFCDDVVAETADIAFGDAWKEPYSSDGRGTNVVIVRSTALLDVIHAGIAENRIALSYVDSDLVVATQAAGFRQRREGLAFRLTWPRMGMRPRKRVRPGRHGLSRQRMAVYIMRYWISFWSHRVFSIAVFLQSPRLYILWARAALACYQGVAYSRGPIGRIAQSLGLAGSEGRT; encoded by the coding sequence ATGGAACTCGACCGGTACGGGCAGATGAAGCCGGCAGGCCCGAAGACGTGGTTGCAGGCCCGTGATGAAGATTTTGCGCGAATTTGCCCGTTTTCACCGGTGGCCCGGGACGAGGATGAATTGGCGGCCGAATGTTTTGCCGGTGCGAAAAACCGAGACCCTCTGCTGGGTCGTTACGAGGCTGCCTTTGTCGGCTATGTCGAGGAAGGGGAGTACCGTTCGAACGGCAGCTCCGGCGGAATGGTCACCTGGGTGGCAGCGGAATTGCTGCGCCTGGGGCTTGTCGACGGTGTTGCTCACGTCAAGGAGAGCGATGATCCGCAATCGGAACGGCGCCTGTTTCATTATTCGCTGTCACGTGATCTGCAGGAACTTCAGGCGGGCGCTAAATCTCGATATTATCCAGTCGAGCTTTCCGGAGTGCTTCAGTCCATTCGCGAGGCGCCGGGCCGGTATGCCGTGGTTGGGATTCCTTGTTTCATCAAGGCGGTGCGACTGGCCTGTGCCGATGACCCAGTATTGAAGGAGCGAATTGCCTTCACGCTTGGGCTGTTTTGCGGCCACATGAAAAGCGCGCGAATGGCCGAGAGCTTCGCATGGCAGATGGGGCAGGACATCGGGAAGGTTAAACGGCTCGACTACAGGAAGAAAACCCAGGATCGGCCTGCGAATTGGTATCGGGCTCAGCTGACACTCGAAAACGGCGAGACGTGCGCCCAGGACTGGTGGCATCTGGTCGATGGGGACTGGGGTGCGGGTTTTTTTCAGAATTCTGCCTGCAATTTCTGCGACGACGTCGTGGCAGAAACCGCAGATATCGCTTTCGGGGATGCCTGGAAGGAGCCCTACTCCTCTGATGGAAGAGGAACGAACGTGGTGATCGTCCGCTCAACAGCACTTCTAGATGTGATCCATGCGGGGATTGCTGAGAACAGGATCGCACTGTCTTACGTCGATTCCGACTTGGTCGTAGCCACCCAGGCCGCCGGATTCCGCCAGCGTCGCGAGGGCCTCGCATTCCGGCTGACCTGGCCTCGTATGGGCATGCGCCCGCGAAAACGCGTCCGTCCCGGCAGACATGGCTTGTCCCGACAGCGCATGGCGGTTTACATCATGCGCTATTGGATCAGCTTCTGGAGTCATCGCGTCTTTTCGATCGCCGTTTTCTTGCAAAGCCCCAGACTTTACATTCTGTGGGCTCGTGCTGCCTTGGCATGCTATCAGGGGGTCGCCTATTCCCGAGGACCGATCGGCAGGATAGCCCAGAGCCTGGGTTTAGCCGGCTCCGAGGGACGCACGTGA
- the ilvC gene encoding ketol-acid reductoisomerase — MRVYYDRDADLNLIKAKRVAVIGYGSQGRAHALNLKDSGAQNVAIALKAGSPTVKKAEADGFKVMTVAEAAGWADLMMMATPDELQADIYKSDIAPNIRDGAAIAFAHGLNVHFGLIEPKASVDVVMIAPKGPGHTVRGEYQKGGGVPCLVAVHQNASGNALELALSYACGVGGGRSGIIETNFREECETDLFGEQVVLCGGLVELIRAGFETLVEAGYAPEMAYFECLHEVKLIVDLIYEGGIANMNYSISNTAEWGEYVTGPRIITEETKAEMKRVLKDIQTGKFTSEWMQEYRSGAARFKGIRRNNDSHQIEEVGAKLRGMMPWIGKNKLVDKSVN; from the coding sequence ATGCGCGTCTATTACGATCGTGATGCCGATCTCAACCTCATCAAGGCCAAGAGGGTCGCCGTCATCGGCTACGGCTCGCAGGGCCGCGCCCATGCGCTGAACCTGAAGGACAGCGGCGCCCAGAACGTCGCCATCGCGCTCAAAGCCGGTTCGCCCACCGTCAAGAAGGCCGAGGCCGATGGCTTCAAGGTCATGACCGTCGCCGAAGCCGCCGGATGGGCCGACCTGATGATGATGGCGACGCCGGACGAACTCCAGGCCGACATCTACAAGTCAGACATCGCTCCGAACATCCGCGACGGCGCTGCCATCGCTTTCGCCCACGGTCTCAACGTTCACTTCGGCCTGATCGAGCCGAAGGCTTCCGTCGACGTCGTCATGATCGCCCCGAAGGGCCCGGGCCACACGGTTCGCGGCGAATACCAAAAGGGCGGCGGCGTTCCCTGCCTCGTTGCCGTTCATCAGAACGCCTCCGGCAACGCCCTTGAACTCGCTCTCTCCTACGCCTGCGGCGTTGGCGGCGGCCGTTCCGGCATCATCGAAACCAATTTCCGCGAAGAATGCGAAACCGACCTTTTCGGCGAACAGGTCGTTCTCTGCGGCGGTCTCGTCGAGCTCATCCGCGCCGGTTTCGAAACGCTGGTTGAGGCTGGCTATGCGCCTGAAATGGCCTATTTCGAGTGCCTGCACGAAGTGAAGCTGATCGTCGACTTGATCTATGAAGGCGGCATCGCCAATATGAACTACTCGATCTCCAACACGGCCGAGTGGGGCGAATACGTCACCGGCCCGCGCATCATCACCGAAGAAACCAAGGCTGAGATGAAGCGCGTGCTCAAGGACATCCAGACCGGCAAGTTCACCTCCGAATGGATGCAGGAATACCGGTCGGGTGCGGCCCGCTTCAAGGGTATCCGCCGCAACAACGACAGCCATCAGATCGAGGAAGTCGGCGCCAAGCTGCGCGGGATGATGCCCTGGATCGGCAAGAACAAGCTGGTCGACAAATCGGTCAACTAA